aacagaagatttaatttaaaaaaaaaaaaatgctgcttgtctggttttttatttttctgtatttgtgttttatttttctgtttatttgttatttggatttggttttaaaacggaataaccaaagaaggaGCAGTACACAGAttcaaagggtttttttttgtgtgtatttgttgttttctttgcatttggaataattttgatAGAAATGTCTCACTGTCATCAATGTCTGGCAACAGGTTTGAATCTTGCTGAAagctttaacaaataataaacatcACATTTCTAATACAAGTCTCTTTTATGCTTTCACGTCTATGCTAAACATCAGAaagttttttttgcaaacaaaaatgaattaatctcATCATGACCCGACTAGTTTGTATGCTAAGTAAATCCTTTTGTTTCCGTTTGGTTCCCTTCTTTAGATGCCAAGTCCCCTGTGGGTCCAGAAAGCcctgatgctgccaccaccgtGCTGCAGTCCACTGCTGTCAGCCACGTGCAGGTGAATAACGTACctacagtatttttattcaCCAATACCTCCTTATGGCTGCGGTTTCTTCTGTAATGCAAGTCTACATTTTTCAGTGTGCACTTGAGGATGCTCCAGATGTTATTCTGATCAAAGATGAGGAAGACATCACAGCATGTGGGTCAGATGATGGTGAGAATGGTTGTTACTAAGGCTGGGACTTTAACACGTGAACTGCCATTAATTCATCACAAAAAAGTAACACAGTTAATcgccttgtttttcttttctttttttcactccACTCCACGCGAAACCTTTTTTATTGTACTACCTACCTCtcagtggtagaggatgtgggcggggctagaagcgctgctacagatactgtagcatcgtctgacccaataTCAAGTtatgtagaaagactatttcagactaaattcatcagcttcatcagttgttctgtttatttcatgatatccacagatattctatTTTTctctgttcagtttccacttctctagAATGTTCTGTattaagtgctgttttttttttttttatacaaaaacacatttgttttagaaagtttacaaaaaatccagaaaagcatgaatatatcttacttaaatttaagttggtgctttgtgaacaatgcaatcatattttttattcatattacacattatgttaacactcagtgatggaaataataaactatTCAGTAgatgatgctatctgtagcagcacttctagccccgcccacatcctctaccactgaTAATGGTctactgtccactacaatcatttatccactgactttgttcatttgtctcTCATGgaattattcattttggctctgaaccctgtcatcttgtttagtgtggattggagacactgtctgctcccacTAGGACCGTTGTCCATGCtcactgctacatgttagcattgaggtgctagctgctacatgttagcattgaggtggtagctgcttcatgtttagcatttcatttgtttatttgataaataaatatggtggtAGCGGAGGCTAGAAAAGCCCTGGTGATtgacaaactctttcttgcacaatttgcacacatctggacttttgttttccatcagttgtttttatttaaactaaaattaactcCAATGCACAGCAACGACGTCTCTGTATTGTTGTCTGCGCATCAGTATTATGGTTATACCAGGAACTTGTGACATCAGAaagtttctgtttctgtttttctgtaaataaataatcgcaattaacgcgttaaagtcccagccctagttgcATTATTATTTCTTAACTATAAGgtcactttggataaaagcatctactaaatgaaattgtaattgtaactgtaataaGAGCATATAAAGGCTTAATAGCACATATTTTATAGCTTCTTATAACTAAACATGTgcatattggtttttttttagttgtgcaGTCCTACTCGAGATTGTATCAATAGATTGTCATTGATAAgattgttctttatttttatttattttttctaaagtaTGTTTATTGGTGTTCACATATATTATTCTCAATGTACATACAAcccatttttgttattattcaaacacaaaaacgTCACACAATATATACCccccaacacaaacacacacacatatattactttatttattcttgATTGTGTATGAAatcattctgtattttttaggGTTATTGTAGTGTGTTTCGTGTGCTTTTATATactatttatatattgtttttggtACTACAAGGATTGTAATGTATTTGATGACGATACAGCTTTTTCTTTATCTATTTCTTGTTTTTGCAGGTGAGGCCAACTTTGAAAACCACAACATGCAGACTGATGTTAGCGCGGGAATTCAGGGATTAAAATCAGCAAGTTCCTTTTATGTAACAGATGACAATGAGGAGCTGAAAAGCGAGAGCGTAGACGACCCAGAGGAGGGTTCTCTGAGGCAGGAAAGTCTCTTCTCTGCCTCGGAGCTTGAGGCTCTCAGCTTAATGTCTGACCACAGCGTCGCTCCGGGTGTGCTCCACAATCAGGGTGTGCTTCACAATCAGGGTGTGCTCCatattttcaccacggcagCGAATGACAGAGTACAGATGAGTGCGCGACTGGAGAACAATGCCGGATTGCAGAGAGAAGACCACCTAGGGGGAAACTCTGCTGCTGAAATATCTGTGGAGCGGATTGGACAGCCCAGTCACATCAACCAGTTCACCCAGCAGCAGAACATAATACCCAGCACCACTAACAAATCCCTGGACTGCAGCTTCTGCGGCCAGCTCTTCCGCACCCGCGAGGAGATGATCGTGCATCGGGCCATTCACACGGGGCAGCCGACCACCACGTGCACGCTGTGCGGCAAGTCGTTCGTCAACAAGACGACGCTGAACATTCACATGCGCATTCACACGGGAGAGAAGCCGTACGCCTGTACGCAGTGTGGGAAGCGCTTCACGCAGAATGGCAGCCTGAAAATCCACATGAGGATTCACTCTGGGGAGAAGCCGTGCGTGTGCAACGAATGTCCCGCTAGTTTTAACAACCCCAGCAATCTGCGCAGACACATGAGCACACACTCCATCGCAGGCATCTGACCGTTACCTGTTAGTCGGCTTTATTTTGACGATTATTCACTGTTgtagattagggccaattttgatggagaaaataattttgggcaaatcaagaataaagttgaaatatcaAGAGTTAAAACGAAACGACGAgataaaagtcaaaattttgagaaagttgaaatacaatattgtgataaaaatcagctaatgaagtcaaatctacagaaatTGACGTGgaccaattcaccatatgacaacaaacagcagatcatgGCCGTCTACAAAATGCAGTGTATTGATGAATGTGTTAAACTGTAATTCGccgttgggtttaataacaaagagattcttTCTCTTTTTGCTCATGAACACAACATTTtaatctctttaaggactttgaagagatattgccaaaaatgtaatCTGTTCCGAAGGAAAAACCAGTAAAGTTTGGTAGAGGTGGAAACGTTCAGCCCGTCTGTGGTTTTTGAGGAGCTACGGGAACAGATTAGGACCAGTTTGGATGGAGACAGTTGTTGTATATGGTGAATTTTCCCTTGTCCACTTCCCTAGATTTGACTTAATtcgcaaacctttgacttttgtcaaaatattatatttcaactttattctcaacattttgactaTATTCTTGATATATTCCCAAAATTAtattctccatcaaaattggccctaaacCTTGCATAGTTTTTAACTTctgttttaaaggttatttaaattatttgatCAAATTCATTAATCACGTTTATTACGTGGTAGTGAATGATACAGTTTAGGGCacatgtcaaacttaaggcctgggggccaaaatCTGACTCTTTAAAACTCCCAAATCGGCCCTCAAGAGGGTgtaaaaatgacagtgaaaacatgactcactGTGTAAATAACCAACTGactcaaattcaatgaaattgtACATGTTACGGTTCAtggtgggtgtggacccaaatgcagagagagaggCGGAGCTCAGGTGCACAATTCCAAGATTTATTGTTCTCATAGGCatggtcagtccagggaggcagaggtaATCAGAAAACAGCAAAACCAAGAACCATAGGCACAGCAAAAGTACAGTTGGTGGCCAATCAGGTGAAAGCTGCTGGGAGGAAGGCCCAGAGTTCCTGCCTGCccaccaaaataaaaccccatcgaGACAGTACAACTCTTTTCCAGCGCCCAGATTTCCAAATGCCTATAacacatgatggaagtcatttttaatctcaaattgttgtaaGCACTCTCAATTTTAACCCTCAAATTATTCCCCTAAATTAAATTGgctgactgatatctgtcacttactgcttggatattgaaaaagttttaaaaccACTGGTCTAATCAATCATCGCAGTAATAAAACACCACAGTTTGGGATGATTGTTGTATTTTCActgtaaaaataatataattattattaaaattgaGATGTTATATGCAGCAAACAGATCGTTTGTACCTCATTCTCCTTTTTTTCACTCAGagtaataaaataatgtttttgtttatgttgtctCCTCTGTGATAAAGGGAAACTTTGTGCCTTTTATACATtaaaaagggatcaataaaggttttCCTTTATGACTTTGCTCCTCTAAAGAGTTACAGATGATACTGGAGAGTAAAAGTTTGATTATGTAGAGTGGGCGTGTCattgtatatgtttttaatgttgtgtATGTATCATATTGTGCCTCCAGGGGGCAGTATTGTGTGTAAAATGTTGCTAGAGGATTTCTGAGGGTCTTTTACTTTGGTGAATTTCTGTAGAGGATGTGCTGTCCAGGAAACTCAGGGGAATTCCAAGCATTGAGTTAAGGATTTCTTTTGTTTATAATTTTAGACCGGAAAAAAGTTAAATGTATTTGGTAAAGATGATTTCTTACCTTGCTGACAGTTTGGGCTGAAACTTCAGCAGAGCTCCTAACAACCTACATAGTGTGTAATGAGAGGTTTTTATGTGCAAATTTTGTCTTTATATTTAAAGTCATTGATATAACTTATACAGTCAAATTTAGtaaaatggggggaaaaaaacatttattgaataaataatcatgattcaatttcaagtgttttgtttctgttgtgaGATCATTTCAACCACAGTGATGATGGCCGGTGTGTTCGATGAAGATCAGATGACCAATTGTGGTTTTTTCATATTGTGTCAATAGTTCTGTCGTGATAGTGTGGAATGTTGTTGTGCTTACCCTCCAAAGGCCTGCTTCCCCTTTGGCCATTGTTCTGAGGCCATGaatgagattgtgtgtgtgtgtgtgtgtgtgagagagaaaaaggaGGAGGCCATGGACAAAACTCAAACATACAAAGTATTTACATCAAATAAGCAGCCTATTAGTTTCTTGTGTTTCAGATCTACTCAAATGGTGTCCATGGTAACATAAAGATATCCCAAACCGAATAGATTATTTCTACAGgttgacaagtttgtttttAGGTTTTACTGGAGGAAGAAGAAGCCTTTTTGAAATGcaggaaaatgaaaacaagtacAGTGTATTACAAcattggttctcaaccttggggtcgcgataCACTGGGAGGgatgccagatgccttcaggaagctaagaatattttttgaacaagttttgcttatttttatccctttttctgcaacgacaccaaacttgccatattttcacctattttcttcactttttcttgccatatttttgctcctttaatgcatttttgcgccatttctgccacttcatcaaatttcaatgccttttctgtgtattttttacagttttaagacatattcggcacttataaaccctttccaccacttttccacctaatgttgcatatgttgacccattattgccacatttaacctcttttcaccacatgtCATGCTTATTCTTTTTACCAATTCAAccacatttgtcatgcccagtGTTTGCCAGTTTACcctaattgtttctactttttaaataacattgtgTTGACATGACCTGGATGACTAAGTCTGACAATAGTAATGAAACTTTAGCTTCTGCTTTACATTGTTTAATAGTCTTTGATGAAACAACCATCGAGAACATTCTAATCTGAGCAGAAAGACTGAAACGTTTGAAATGGTAAACAAACTTTACCAATCACTGTCGCCGTTAATCAATTTGGAGGATCTACAAATAAAAACTGtctttattaactttttttgtttttttcttccattttggTGTAAGGCCTCTCCTAAGGTGACAAGTAGCAGTGAAATAATAGATGTTGTGTGTTCATAGCTCATCAGATTTGGTTCattcagcttttttttaatcacatagtGATAAAGTGTTGTCACataatacatttaaactcaACCTGCCTGTAACACAGATGTAATGTTGTAATATGATCGATGTAGTTCCTGTTTTAAACAAGTTTCAggaagcacatttttttttaatggcatatgaatcagctgtaaaGCATCACTATTGTGTTGCAATAATTATTAAACTAAAACACATCAGTGTTTATAGCCACAAATAATAGATAGTAGAGCTTGGTTTGTCCTGATGTCCCCATGCTTTTGTCCCAATCTGATTTTATCACAATACTTGGGTTCCAATTTCATATATCTTGCGATTCtgatttattgtgatttattgCTATTTTTGTTGGAATAAAAGACATAGTCTTGTATATTCTTTAAATTCACAAAGAAAACTCAGAAATAGAGGAAAAGACTTATTAAATGTACACTTGTGTTCAAAGATaatattacatttacaattaaatagaATGGTATCAATACTGCGCtgtcagtcatttttcatttgagCCCCCCAAAAATGTAATgaacacaataataaaataaatgtgtaaaggATTCTGGATTGTTGTTGcaaaaactgcatttattttccATGTCTAAAAATTTGGATAAATACAAATTGGTTGGGTAAATATTGTGTAcagttttattatgaatttattgATCCTGCTGTTAACACAAAATTTAAGTCAATGTGTAGGCCCTCGCCAAATcaatgtttgtcaaaatattatttcaaaatgcATTCTTTTGAGGAGAACATGAAAGTACTACTGCTAACCAATGATGGCATGCAGACAttgtaatatatactgtatatacccttagatctatagatatatagatatccatccatccatatagCTGAtaagtggttttcaaacttctttggctcaagtaccccctttttcttatttctgaattcaagtacctcctttgtcagactacattttgctcagaatattatgacaaaaacaactaaaccactagagcataatgatggaatgaataacaAATTTTAAATAAGTTAACTTTGTAAGTAAATGGAagaaaacagtatttaatgcctcttgaatagattcatttctatagttttttttaatcatttcccaTCATCTCCAGCCTTTTTGGGACCAAGActgttcagttcatgttctaatcaagatcatttccattaaaagtaaaaaaaaaagtttaaaacccAACATTCCAGTGctttcatttattatattttctacTCTCTGTCAGGTGTCCCCGGTGGTGCCATCGCATACCAcgaggggtacatgtacccccatttgagaaacactgttacagatagatagatggatagatagaatTTAAACAGTTAAGGTcgtttgtgtatatatatatatatatatatatatttaaagatgaatatattttaatattcaaTGCCATTACATGTATTACTTACTTAGTGTGAAATAGTTATCTTGCTCAATAATAAACACAGGATCAAATGATCTGCGGTCAAAGATCACGTGGTGTGCACTGAAACTTATCATGTTTCTGCGTTTGGATTTAAGGTGTCCATTAACTCCCCCTTAACCGTTAGTCACAGGATAGCATCACTCAGCTCCATTTTGTCCTGAAGAGCAGCTCGTGTGAGTCAGCGTGTGTTACCGTGAGAGCAGAGCAGCTAAAGTTCTAAGTTCTCAGTGTGGCAGCAGTGACACAGACACCTGTGAGAGGGAGCAATTGAGCATGCGCAGTGTTTACCGTAATGGGCGCGTGTTGATCCCGCCCTCCTCTTTGATAGAAACTCGATGATGTCGCTTCGCCTGAGAAGAGCCTGACCCAGAGGAAGCCGGAGAAGGAGGAGACAGAGGCTGGAAAACACTGGAAAACACAGCAGTCTGGAAGGAGATCGAGCTACACCTTTCAACAGCAGGTAAACTCACGTCCTAAGGGGTTTTATTTCGGGCTCTAGCGTCTTGTTTTTGACAGATAAAGGGAGCTCTGCAGCGTTGGTAAGGAGTGGTCACATCATCGACAGGTCAGCAGTGCTGCTAACGCTAGCCTTGATGCTAACCTTTGAGTTGAAGCTCAGTTTGTTTCTCTCGTCGACCATCCCACGCGGCCCgtttatacacaaaacaacatgtaGTACCAACAGAGTGAACGGTGAGCATCGTCCGAATTGGCCTTCAAGGCCGTCTCACTCAGATATATCACTAACTCTGGGCTCATCTATGTTTGCTACGCTAACGCTAGCCTGGTGTAAGGGATTTATTGGTCTAGCTGGTGACTAATGACCTACTCCCGTGGTTTCAAGCATTACACCCCCATCCCAGTGTGTGTAAATTACATACAACATAAGTGACCCAAGTAATCCGTCTTTGACCAGATGTTATAACTGTGTACATGTAGACTACAAGAAGTCAAGAAAATCAGTCATTAACACACGTAGTTGCttcttaaaatacattttgtaacATTAAAATGTGCAGTATAATCCATGTGTTTTAAATAAACCAAACAATTTTTACAGTAACACTTAGTTTGGTACAGTGTAGAGACGGAGGAGTCATAATCATGTACACTGTTTTTAAATCATACTGTAACCCCCAGCAGCCACTGGGGCACTCGGGAGTAGTGCACCAGGTAACATGGGACCCAATTAATCCGTGACACCGGCGTTGGCAGCGTCCTCGCAGTGCTATGTGGGTTATTGTGATGCTAACGTCGCGAGACGGCAAAACCAGGTCACACGGGTGCTGCTCGAGCCGACTGGGCTCGTTTCATACACCAACGTTGTCATTAATGCGGACAGCGGCGTTTAAACAGAGTAACCGAACGAACGTCTCTTTGTTTGGGAACTTCATTTTCTCCCGAtggcttttgtgtttttttgcccCTCGAAGTCCCCACATTGGTGTCCATGGTCTAGGGATCTGTTGTAGGATTTAGCTCAGGCGCAGCTATGCTAGCAGCTCCAGTTGGCTCACAGCCAGATCTTTACCCGGGACCAGAGCAATGCTCAATGAGACCTGCAGGGTTTTATGCACTTAGATGACCTGGATCCCCTCAAACTGTGCTTTGAATTAAACCCGCTTAGTGTAGAagattgtttgttttatcaaacaaacacacaatgtgtACAATGATGAACTCACTCATCCATATTAGGACCACattaaaacataacaaaaatat
The genomic region above belongs to Gouania willdenowi chromosome 10, fGouWil2.1, whole genome shotgun sequence and contains:
- the LOC114470608 gene encoding zinc finger protein with KRAB and SCAN domains 8-like isoform X2; protein product: MSAGPSLAPGLQNLDLESQLMSIMDVLVRAAVTEITQLVSHSASSLRMHLTRSLKENETLRMKMKVMKSELFTLKLQTKTHRHRPLSRSFLCRGTDNHRQPTAAAAQDAKSPVGPESPDAATTVLQSTAVSHVQCALEDAPDVILIKDEEDITACEANFENHNMQTDVSAGIQGLKSASSFYVTDDNEELKSESVDDPEEGSLRQESLFSASELEALSLMSDHSVAPGVLHNQGVLHNQGVLHIFTTAANDRVQMSARLENNAGLQREDHLGGNSAAEISVERIGQPSHINQFTQQQNIIPSTTNKSLDCSFCGQLFRTREEMIVHRAIHTGQPTTTCTLCGKSFVNKTTLNIHMRIHTGEKPYACTQCGKRFTQNGSLKIHMRIHSGEKPCVCNECPASFNNPSNLRRHMSTHSIAGI
- the LOC114470608 gene encoding zinc finger protein with KRAB and SCAN domains 8-like isoform X1; amino-acid sequence: MSAGPSLAPGLQNLDLESQLMSIMDVLVRAAVTEITQLVSHSASSLRMHLTRSLKENETLRMKMKVMKSELFTLKLQTKTHRHRPLSRSFLCRGTDNHRQPTAAAAQDAKSPVGPESPDAATTVLQSTAVSHVQCALEDAPDVILIKDEEDITACGSDDGEANFENHNMQTDVSAGIQGLKSASSFYVTDDNEELKSESVDDPEEGSLRQESLFSASELEALSLMSDHSVAPGVLHNQGVLHNQGVLHIFTTAANDRVQMSARLENNAGLQREDHLGGNSAAEISVERIGQPSHINQFTQQQNIIPSTTNKSLDCSFCGQLFRTREEMIVHRAIHTGQPTTTCTLCGKSFVNKTTLNIHMRIHTGEKPYACTQCGKRFTQNGSLKIHMRIHSGEKPCVCNECPASFNNPSNLRRHMSTHSIAGI